A window from Podospora bellae-mahoneyi strain CBS 112042 chromosome 1 map unlocalized CBS112042p_1, whole genome shotgun sequence encodes these proteins:
- a CDS encoding uncharacterized protein (EggNog:ENOG503P52B): MASLIARRAFSTTVRRLTTGEEALKSESKKNPEILILGGIMVCALGGAGYYFGRSPTKSTSENTVPIADKSMPWESGSTHGKYQYHPGGDASAAPKDAPSAVNVVVVPNVTLPKELHDRYNKWGKDGY; the protein is encoded by the exons ATGGCTTCCCTCATCGCCCGCAGAGCTTTCAGCACGACCGTCCgccgcctcaccaccggcgaGGAGGCTCTCAAGAGCGAGTCCAAGAAGAACCCCGAGATTCTG ATCCTCGGTGGTATCATGGTCTGCGctcttggtggtgctggctaCTACTTCGGCCGCTCCCCTACCAAGTCCACCTCCGAGAACACCGTCCCTATCGCCGACAAGAGCATGCCCTGGGAAAGCGGTTCGACCCACGGCAAGTACCAGTATCACcccggtggtgatgccagCGCTGCCCCCAAGGATGCCCCCAGCGCTGtcaacgtcgtcgtcgtccccaACGTCACTCTGCCCAAG GAGCTTCACGACAGATACAACAAGTGGGGCAAGGATGGCTATTAA
- the ERF2 gene encoding Eukaryotic peptide chain release factor GTP-binding subunit (EggNog:ENOG503NVDK; COG:I; BUSCO:EOG09264FYY) produces the protein MASGEGAPRALSPTSTINDDSFPQFPGRSEMAGPPSIISSRMTDIMTDDGGDTEEHRAAGGKRRSAFYSDLSSRPGTARTGASGRPPWSSGTPLRQGLAGKRGSGTASISSATQAVRPPSSATRSHVPSLTSHAFFHPMSSQKLQAQRGFARSTTVNRQFMSQEDPHSPARDSLNSAPGAKVVRQSADEGDMRSPPSRGTEFTEQDMYERRTANTSPTGHHATSSFSDSVRPLQRKPGDARNLTLDMSKTYNKAGVSIPTPVRTPRSLRSNFLMPRNDSGHSNREMQGGEKLDSVASSPQLPPASRDDKHPSGEKTKKVGRNYQYFQGNTIFFFGGRLQNARDRPVNIATGSLVVIPGILFLIFSAPWIWNNISPAIPITFAYLYYLCVSSFCHASATDPGILPRNLHRFPPSENNDPWRPSPPSTEWVLIKSAEKTAAAMEVPCKYCKTCQMWRPPRAHHCRLCDNCVETQDHHCLWLNNCVGRRNYRYFFTFILTATLLGVYLSGASLAQILVYQHKQKISFNASISHFRMPFAMVIYGFIAFLYPAALTGYHVFLMARGETTREYLNSSKFIKAERFRAYTQGNWFRNWFVVLCRPRPPTYYQFKQSWYEGDQRLAPTKRIKKARKAVPANPGAGVDSKEGMEMQDVKNSPHLHQQQQQGFQGPRQLRSQHDLESGLAQQPPPN, from the exons ATGGCATCCGGGGAGGGAGCGCCGAGGGCTCTCTCTCCTACCAGCACCATTAACGATGACAGCTTTCCCCAGTTTCCGGGTCGATCTGAGATGGCTGGTCCCCCGAGTATAATTTCCTCGCGGATGACCGATATCATGACAGATGACGGCGGAGACACGGAAGAGCACCGCGCGGCAGGcggcaagaggaggagcgctTTCTATTCGGACCTCAGTTCTCGTCCAGGAACGGCGAGGACAGGAGCATCTGGGAGACCTCCATGGAGCTCAGGGACGCCTTTACGTCAGGGGCTGGCGGGAAAGCGTGGGAGCGGGACTGCAAGCATCAGCAGCGCGACACAGGCAGTTCGACCACCCAGTTCAGCAACCAGAAGCCATGTTCCGTCGTTGACATCGCATGCCTTCTTTCACCCGATGAGTTCGCAGAAATTACAGGCGCAAAGAGGATTCGCGAGGTCGACGACGGTGAACCGGCAATTTATGTCCCAAGAGGACCCCCACAGCCCGGCGCGAGACAGCCTGAACTCGGCTCCAGGCGCCAAGGTAGTGAGACAGTCCGCTGATGAAGGGGACATGCggtcaccaccctcaagaGGAACGGAGTTTACCGAGCAGGATATGTACGAGAGGAGGACGGCCAACACGAGTCCGACAGGCCACCATGCGACTTCGAGCTTTTCGGATAGCGTCCGGCCGTTGCAGAGGAAGCCTGGTGATGCTAGAAACCTTACCCTCGACATGAGCAAAACCTACAACAAAGCTGGCGTATCTATCCCGACTCCTGTGCGAACACCTCGATCTCTGCGATCCAACTTTCTTATGCCGAGAAACGATTCTGGCCACAGCAACCGAGAAATGCAGGGCGGTGAGAAGCTGGACTCGGTAGCTTCGTcaccccaactcccacccGCAAGCAGGGACGACAAGCACCCGTCGGGggagaagaccaagaaggtgGGCCGCAACTATCAGTATTTCCAGGGCAACACAATCTTCTTTTTTGGAGGCAGGTTACAAAATGCGAGAGATAGACCGGTCAACATTGCGACAGGGTCTTTGGTAGTCATTCCTGGCATCTTGTTTCTGATATTCTCGGCACCTTGGATATGGAACAATATTTCCCCAGCGATACCCATCACTTTCGCCTATCTTTACTACCTCTGCGTGTCTTCTTTTTGCCATGCATCGGCCACGGATCCCGGG ATCCTCCCACGCAACCTACATCGATTCCCACCTTCAGAGAACAATGACCCCTGGAGGCCAAGTCCGCCGTCGACCGAATGGGTGCTCATCAAGTCTGCCGAGAAGACAGCCGCTGCCATGGAGGTGCCCTGCAAATACTGCAAGACATGCCAGATGTGGCGTCCACCACGAGCCCACCATTGCCGTCTCTGCGACAACTGCGTCGAGACCCAGGACCACCACTGTCTGTGGCTCAACAACTGTGTTGGCCGGCGCAACTACCGCtacttcttcaccttcattCTTACCGCCACCTTGCTGGGCGTGTACCTGTCTGGTGCATCGCTTGCACAGATTCTGGTCTACCAGCACAAGCAGAAAATCAGCTTCAATGCGTCAATTTCTCACTTCCGCATGCCCTTCGCCATGGTCATCTACGGGTTCATTGCCTTCCTGTACCCAGCCGCTTTGACGGGGTACCATGTGTTCCTAATGGCTAGGGGTGAGACGACCCGTGAATACCTCAACTCTTCCAAGTTCATCAAGGCGGAACGCTTCAGAGCCTACACCCAAGGAAACTGGTTCAGAAACTGGTTTGTGGTGCTCTGCAGACCAAGGCCGCCAACGTATTATCAATTCAAGCAATCGTGGTACGAGGGTGATCAGAGGCTCGCACCGACGAAGAGGATAAAGAAAGCTCGCAAGGCTGTTCCCGCTAACCCAGGGGCCGGCGTCGACTCGAAAGAGGGAATGGAGATGCAAGATGTGAAGAACTCACcacatcttcaccaacaacaacagcaaggcTTTCAAGGGCCGAGACAACTGAGGTCTCAACACGACCTCGAGAGCGGACTTgcacagcaaccaccaccaaactaa
- a CDS encoding uncharacterized protein (EggNog:ENOG503NZIR; COG:M): MSKPPKPLPPPSHSFANRKTKILSALSVPDAEYTDLSPKGSVDVGIRDLIDEINAREGLVTTSSCAGRVSVYLEGRSTGTSPQDEREEAATAGGVRSSSAGGKGGGEWLFVSHDPISSLPPGQLERGYESLFGLVSLQGQEGGEGDEKGRMVHFKFEPMILHVLTASHSHAQKVIQAGMEAGFRETGAVSLLSRQDDDHNPVVAVRSMGLSFESLIGVEGTDGVRRAVVGRGYLDRVVRNSEKLFKENERRIGRFREALKGWFEEGPKKKDGWEDADARRERKRSEGLRRKQELEKEKQETTEKEQQSEQGGIGIILEPPEVL; this comes from the exons ATGTCAaaaccacccaaacccctccctcccccctcccacagTTTCGCCAACCGCAAAACCAAAATCTTGTCTGCCCTCTCCGTCCCAGACGCAGAATACACCGACCTCTCGCCCAAAGGATCCGTCGATGTCGGAATCCGCGACCTCATCGACGAAATCAACGCCCGGGAAGGGCTCGTGACAACAAGCAGTTGTGCGGGCCGAGTCAGCGTTTACCTCGAAGGCCGCTCTACTGGTACCTCTCCACAAGATGAGCGGGAggaagcagcaacagcgggAGGGGTGAGGAGTTCGAGtgctggggggaagggaggcgGGGAGTGGCTGTTTGTCAGCCATGATCCCATCTCTTCGTTGCCGCCTGGACAGCTGGAGCGGGGGTATGAATCGTTGTTTGGGTTGGTGTCGTTGCAGGGtcaggaagggggagagggtgacgAGAAGGGGAGAATGGTGCACTTCAAGTTTGAGCCCATG ATTTTACATGTATTGACGGCATCACACTCCCACGCCCAAAAGGTCATCCAGGCGGGCATGGAGGCTGGCTTTCGAGAGACGGGCGCTGTGAGCTTACTTTCACGACAGGACGACGACCACAAccctgttgttgctgtcagGTCGATGGGGCTGAGTTTTGAGAGCTTGATCGGGGTGGAAGGTACggatggggtgaggagggcggtggttgggagggggtacTTGGACCGGGTGGTGAGAAATAGTGAGAAGTTGTTTAAGGAGAATGAGAGGCGGATTGGGAGGTTTAGGGAGGCACTGAAGGGgtggtttgaggagggacCTAAAAAGAAGgatgggtgggaggatgCAGACgcaaggagggagaggaaacGGTCGGAGGGGCTGAGGAGAAAACAGGAacttgagaaggagaagcaggagacGACTGAAAAGGAGCAGCAAAGTGAGCAGGGTGGTATAGGAATCATACTTGAGCCTCCTGAGGTTCTGTAA
- a CDS encoding uncharacterized protein (EggNog:ENOG503P43H; BUSCO:EOG09264OBO; COG:S): MGSSSSKPAATAPQTWKAPGSAGLSAELVQHLQSSPETDASRLQAIELEIQARVAAELKRLRDQESEALRAAQAKLADSTDDKTADDNSKTSYTVSKEVQALQKKLEERKRIRSQLPESLENARSGVVRCLRENDRRPLDCWREVEAFKEEVRRVEKGWVEKVVS, encoded by the exons ATGGGCTCGAGCTCGTCGAAGCCAGCGGCTACCGCTCCCCAGACCTGGAAGGC CCCCGGCTCAGCAGGCCTCTCCGCCGAGCTCGTCCAACACCTCCAGTCCTCCCCCGAG ACCGACGCCTCCCGCCTCCAGGCCATCGAGCTTGAGATCCAAGCCCGCGTCGCCGCCGAGCTCAAGCGTCTCCGCGACCAAGAATCTGAAGCCCTCCGCGCCGCCCAGGCCAAGCTTGCCGATTCGACTGACGACAAGACCGCCGACGACAACTCCAAGACTTCGTATACTGTCTCCAAAGAAGTGCAAGCTCTCCAGAAGAAGCTTGAGGAGCGCAAGAGGATCCGGTCTCAGCTGCCGGAGAGCCTGGAGAATGCTCGGtctggggtggtgaggtgctTGAGGGAGAATGACAGGCGGCCGTTGGACtgctggagggaggtggaggcttttaaggaggaggtgaggagggtggagaaggggtgggTTGAGAAGGTTGTTAGTTAG
- a CDS encoding uncharacterized protein (COG:P; COG:Q; EggNog:ENOG503P0V8) — MRGPRMDHPRRGIADPDLTFPEALLQLRDTIPTITNTQEVPISNPTITPYNTGLNGVNQPNNMLFTDILWWTLGGLGVMILLIRIGQLAWAKLRLVSAMNTKGRQQHFWKVKQWSWMPGLKRSLIYAPLWKKRHNREIQLSSAVNMGTLPSRLQAAVLLVYLGSNLAYMFVLDWQQANKYALCAEIRGRSGTLSVVNMIPLIIFAGRNNPLIGLLNISFDTYNLLHRWMGRMSVFEVLIHFIAWAVVQVADDGWEGVKHKILYDRFISSGTVGVVAMFVILVLSLSPVRHAFYESFLNTHIILALVAFICTWIHCVSATVHGGLPQIPWVLAIFILWGAERFARVIRLAYANRSSRGYTTATVEPMPGEACRVTMHLPRHIPVRPGQHAYLRFAGLKPWENHPFSIAWFEHTYSPSSLPTYSSSSSSSEKHPPGTTPTSTTVSFIIGAHTGFTRQLYNTARASPLGALTLRAAFEGPYAGHHSFDSYGHVVLFAGATGITHQLSYIRHLINGCNDRTACTRRITLVWIVRDHEVLEWIHPYMEQILRLPNRQEILRIKIFVTRPKTAMGVNVLSTSGTVQKLPGRPNVVTLLAKEQDEQMGAMVVGVCGPGGLGDDVRGAVRGMQGLGTVVDFVEESFTW; from the coding sequence ATGCGTGGTCCCAGGATGGACCATCCTCGGCGCGGGATCGCTGATCCAGACCTCACTTTTCCCGAAGCACTACTTCAGCTACGAGACACAATACCAACAATCACCAATACCCAAGAAGTACCAATATCCAACCCTACCATCACCCCCTATAATACAGGTCTCAACGGCGTCAACCAGCCAAACAACATGCTCTTCACCGACATCCTATGGTGGACATTGGGCGGCTTGGGGGTAATGATACTGCTCATCAGGATAGGACAGTTGGCGTGGGCCAAGCTACGGCTGGTTTCGGCGATGAATACGAAGGGGAGGCAACAGCATTTCTGGAAGGTCAAGCAATGGAGTTGGATGCCCGGTCTGAAGAGGTCACTCATCTACGCCCCATtatggaagaagaggcacaACCGCGAGATCCAGCTCTCCAGCGCTGTCAACATGGGCACTCTCCCATCGAGACTCCAAGCGGCGGTCCTCCTTGTATACCTGGGTAGCAACCTCGCATACATGTTCGTCCTCGACTGGCAACAAGCAAACAAGTACGCCCTCTGTGCCGAAATTCGTGGCCGATCAGGAACCCTCTCCGTCGTCAACATGATCCCCCTGATCATCTTTGCCGGTCGCAACAACCCCCTTATTggccttctcaacatcagcTTCGACACctacaacctcctccaccgatGGATGGGTCGCATGTCCGTCTTCGAGGTCCTCATCCACTTCATCGCCTGGGCTGTCGTCCAAGTAGCCGACGACGGCTGGGAGGGTGTCAAGCACAAGATTCTCTACGACCGCTTCATCAGCTCTGGAACTGTCGGCGTCGTCGCCATgttcgtcatcctcgtcctctccctTTCGCCCGTCCGCCACGCCTTTTACGAGTCCTTTCTCAACACCCACATAATCCTCGCCCTCGTTGCCTTCATCTGCACCTGGATCCACTGTGTCTCCGCCACCGTCCACGGCGGTCTCCCCCAGATCCCCTGGgtcctcgccatcttcatcctctgGGGCGCCGAGCGCTTCGCCCGCGTCATCCGCCTCGCCTATGCCAACCGGTCGTCTAGGGGTTATACCACCGCAACTGTCGAGCCCATGCCCGGCGAGGCCTGCCGAGTGACGATGCACCTTCCACGGCACATCCCCGTCAGACCCGGCCAGCACGCCTATCTGCGTTTTGCCGGTCTCAAACCCTGGGAAaaccaccccttttccatcgcCTGGTTCGAGCATACGTactctccttcttccctccccacctactcctcttcttcatcctcctcagaaAAACACCCCCCGGGaacaacccccacctccaccaccgtcagcTTCATCATAGGCGCCCACACGGGCTTCACCCGCCAACTCTACAACACCGCCCGTGCCTCCCCCTTGGGAGCCCTCACCCTCCGAGCTGCCTTTGAAGGCCCCTACGCCGGCCACCACAGCTTCGACTCTTACGGGCACGTAGTCCTCTTTGCCGGCGCAACAGGAATCACCCACCAACTCTCCTACATCCGCCACCTGATCAATGGCTGCAACGACCGCACCGCCTGCACCCGTCGGATCACCCTCGTCTGGATCGTGCGCGACCACGAGGTGTTGGAGTGGATCCACCCCTACATGGAGCAGATCCTGCGCCTCCCCAACAGGCAAGAGATCCTCCGGATCAAGATCTTTGTGACGAGGCCAAAGACAGCGATGGGGGTTAATGTCCTGAGCACGAGCGGGACGGTGCAAAAGTTGCCGGGCAGGCCGAACGTGGTCACGCTGCTGGCTAAGGAGCAGGATGAGCAGAtgggggcgatggtggttggggtttgcggtccgggggggttgggggatgatgTTAGGGGTGCTGTTAGGGGGATGCAAGGGttggggacggtggtggatttTGTGGAGGAGAGCTTTACTTGGTAG
- the LEU4 gene encoding 2-isopropylmalate synthase (Alpha-isopropylmalate synthase) (Alpha-IPM synthetase) (COG:E; EggNog:ENOG503NVRE) encodes MPMLKDPSKKYKRFQPLNLPDRQWPDKVIEKAPRWLATDLRDGNQSLVDPMQNGDQKWRYFQMLTELGYKEIEVSFPSASQTDFDFTRRLIETPGAVPDDVWLQVLSPCREDLIRRTVDSLKGAKKAIVHIYLATSECFRRVIFGFSEDESVVLASKCAALVRSLTKDDPSQSGTEWAFEFSPETFSDTSPEFVVRICEAVKEAWGPTKENPIIFNLPATVEMSTPNVYADQIEYFCRNISEREKICVSLHPHNDRGCAVAAAELAQMAGADRVEGCLFGNGERTGNVDLVTLALNLYTQGVTPNIDFSDLQKVIKTVEECNKIEVHPRAPYGGSLVVCAFSGSHQDAIKKGFQIREKEGKEYDDHWQIPYLPLDPKDIGRDYQAVIRVNSQSGKGGAAWVIQQNLHLDLPRGLQVAFAKVVQAMAEQKGRELLPTEITDLFRETYHLDKNSRFNIVDYNINPDRSASPAPPASGKTQDTKNLMRVFEGVILIDGKEYKLRGRGNGPISSAANALRTIGIDLDVQDYKEHAVGRGREVKAATFIECVAPGVEEKVWGVGIHEDVVQSSLIALLSAASNFASSRHGSPIIPKQTLTNGGLQVPDMQSLEHKAE; translated from the exons ATGCCTAT GCTCAAGGATCCCTCCAAGAAGTACAAGAGGTTCCAACCTCTGAACCTCCCAGACCGTCAGTGGCCAGACAAAGTCATCGAGAAGGCCCCAAGATGGCTGGCAACAGATTTGAGAGACGGCAACCAGAGTCTGGTTGACCCCATG CAGAACGGTGATCAAAAATGGCGTTACTTCCAGATGCTCACCGAGCTCGGCTACAAGGAGATTGAAGTATCCTTTCCCTCCGCTTCCCAGACCGATTTCGATTTCACAAGACGTCTGATCGAGACCCCGGGCGCCGTACCCGATGATGTCTGGCTCCAAGTCCTGTCGCCCTGCAGAGAGGACCTCATTCGCCGCACAGTCGATTCGCTGAAGGgagccaagaaggccatTGTCCACATCTATCTCGCTACCAGCGAATGTTTCCGGAGGGTTATCTTTGGATTCTCGGAAGATGAGAGCGTGGTTCTTGCTTCCAAGTGTGCGGCTCTGGTACGGTCACTGACCAAGGACGATCCGTCGCAGTCGGGTACCGAGTGGGCATTCGAGTTCAGTCCCGAAACTTTCTCGGATACCAGCCCAGAATTTGTTGTCAGGATCTGTGAGGCTGTCAAGGAGGCATGGGGCCCAACCAAGGAGAACCCCATCATTTTCAACCTCCCGGCAACCGTCGAGATGTCCACCCCCAACGTCTATGCCGACCAGATCGAGTACTTCTGCCGCAACATCTCCGAGCGCGAGAAGATCTGCGTGTCCCTTCACCCTCACAACGACCGCGGCTGTGCGGTTGCTGCGGCCGAGCTGGCCCAGATGGCAGGAGCCGACAGAGTAGAGGGGTGCCTGTTTGGCAATGGGGAGCGGACAGGAAACGTTGATCTGGTCACTCTTGCCCTCAACCTTTACACACAGGGCGTGACTCCCAACATCGACTTCTCGGACCTCCAAAAGGTCATCAAGACAGTGGAGGAGTGCAACAAGATCGAGGTTCACCCACGTGCGCCGTACGGTGGGTCTCTGGTGGTGTGCGCTTTCAGCGGATCTCACCAGGATGCTATCAAGAAGGGCTTCCAGATccgggagaaggagggtAAGGAGTACGACGACCACTGGCAGATTCCTTACCTCCCTCTGGACCCCAAGGATATTGGTCGCGACTACCAGGCCGTCATCCGCGTCAACTCGCAGTCTGGAAAGGGCGGTGCCGCTTGGGTTATCCAGCAAAACCTGCATCTGGACCTCCCACGTGGTCTGCAAGTCGCTTTCGCCAAGGTCGTACAGGCTATGGCGGAGCAAAAGGGTCGCGAGCTCCTTCCCACTGAGATTACTGACCTCTTCCGGGAAACTTACCACCTTGACAAGAACTCCCGCTTCAACATTGTTGActacaacatcaaccccgacCGTTCCGCCTCTCCCGCACCTCCGGCTTCCGGCAAGACCCAGGATACTAAGAACCTGATGAGAGTCTTCGAGGGTGTCATTTTGATTGACGGCAAAGAGTACAAGCTCCGCGGCCGTGGCAACGGTCCGATCTCCAGTGCCGCAAACGCTCTCCGAACCATTGGTATTGACTTGGATGTCCAGGACTACAAGGAGCATGCTGTCGGCCGGGGACGGGAAGTCAAGGCGGCGACATTCATCGAGTGCGTGGCCCCGGGTGTGGAAGAGAAGGTTTGGGGAGTGGGCATCCACGAGGATGTGGTCCAGAGCTCGCTGATTGCGCTGCTTAGTGCTGCCAGCAAC TTTGCCAGCAGCCGCCATGGGAGCCCTATTATTCCCAAGCAGACTCTTACCAATGGCGGCCTCCAAGTTCCGGACATGCAGTCCCTGGAGCACAAGGCCGAATAA